One window of the Chryseotalea sp. WA131a genome contains the following:
- a CDS encoding T9SS type A sorting domain-containing protein, translating into MLIRQLILIKVETSRLEGEVEGDSTYSWLDFLMKKLYLHIFTICAFCAINVVAKAQYIGGSGDASAYQSFVSSSCAVATNSNIYYGGNGDGLAVNSKITSVCPPLVNTNIYFGGNSDGFAYNSKITSVCPPLVNTNIYFGGDSDGFAYNSKITSVCPPLVNTSIFFGGVSDGFAYNSKITSVCPPLVNTNIYFGGVSDGFAYNSKITSVCPPLPIELLEFKAKLGKEGVEISWITATEINNDFFTIEKSNSGFDFYSIAVTPGAGTSTQQLKYSVTDISPFQGINYYRLKQTDYDGKFDYSRVISVVVESSLPTNSIYPNPNEGKSFYVKLPNSGYRNILIKIQGLDGKTILSETVYESTTFEFFLSVKLASGVYIISIFDNLNVSNVKLVVK; encoded by the coding sequence GTGCTAATACGACAATTAATTTTAATCAAGGTAGAAACCTCTCGGTTGGAGGGCGAGGTGGAAGGTGATTCTACTTATTCGTGGCTTGATTTTTTGATGAAAAAATTGTATCTTCATATCTTTACTATTTGCGCTTTTTGCGCAATAAACGTAGTAGCCAAAGCACAATATATTGGCGGTAGCGGAGACGCTTCCGCGTATCAATCCTTTGTATCATCATCATGCGCTGTGGCTACAAACTCAAATATCTACTATGGAGGAAACGGAGATGGCTTAGCTGTTAACTCAAAAATCACTTCGGTTTGTCCACCACTGGTAAACACAAATATTTATTTTGGGGGAAACAGTGATGGCTTTGCATATAATTCAAAAATCACTTCGGTTTGTCCACCACTGGTAAACACAAATATTTATTTTGGGGGAGACAGTGATGGTTTTGCATATAACTCAAAAATCACTTCCGTTTGTCCACCGCTGGTAAACACAAGTATTTTTTTTGGGGGAGTTAGCGATGGCTTTGCATATAATTCAAAAATCACTTCGGTTTGTCCACCACTGGTAAACACAAATATTTATTTTGGGGGAGTCAGTGATGGTTTTGCATATAACTCAAAAATCACTTCCGTTTGTCCACCGCTGCCTATTGAACTATTAGAGTTTAAGGCCAAGCTAGGGAAAGAAGGAGTTGAAATTTCGTGGATCACTGCCACCGAAATAAACAATGATTTCTTTACTATTGAAAAAAGTAACAGTGGATTTGACTTTTATTCAATAGCGGTTACTCCTGGTGCCGGAACTAGCACGCAACAATTGAAGTATTCGGTAACAGATATTTCACCATTTCAAGGCATAAACTATTACAGGTTAAAACAGACAGATTATGATGGGAAATTTGATTACTCAAGGGTTATTTCCGTAGTCGTGGAATCTTCCTTGCCCACAAATTCAATTTACCCTAATCCCAATGAAGGAAAAAGTTTTTATGTCAAGCTTCCTAACTCTGGCTACAGAAATATCCTAATTAAAATTCAAGGTTTAGATGGAAAAACTATTCTTAGTGAAACAGTTTATGAGTCGACCACCTTCGAATTTTTCCTGTCAGTTAAACTTGCA
- a CDS encoding SUMF1/EgtB/PvdO family nonheme iron enzyme, with amino-acid sequence MIKFMALSLFAASTAFANNVQVGVPSLPSTSTIQFTIRWDNSWRVAAAPSNWDAIWVFVKYQDCATNLWNHVDLSTVVANHSVTGAQLEVLAVADGKGIYLRQNANGVGNISSATVTLKFNTLIDAGYNYRVFGIEMVNIPSGDFYIGDGTRGTNLYGFSDVNPFPPKLITNAIQTAGIGAASNYQWNSLGSTSALPSTYPLGWNSFYCMKYEISQEQYVAFLNTLTYDQQVSVTANSPNSAAGTLAIAAATNSRNGIRIQTSGTLNNIPAVYGNDLNNNGTFNEAADGQNIACNWLQWSDLTAYLDWSALRPITEFEFEKVCRGTNTALPGEFAWGTSSILQAQSGAITNSGAANEVSSTSGSGLCAYGINNTAQGPLRCGFAATALTNRTQAGASFYGCLDMSGNAMEQCVGGNNFNYSNFTNLPGDGSLSSSGTANTAGWPPTGGGQGGGITRGGDWFTNSINTPAVSDRANTTINFNQGRNLSVGGRGGR; translated from the coding sequence ATGATAAAATTTATGGCTTTATCTTTATTCGCAGCAAGCACTGCCTTTGCAAACAATGTGCAGGTAGGCGTACCATCGCTACCCTCAACATCAACGATTCAGTTTACCATACGGTGGGACAATAGTTGGCGTGTGGCAGCAGCTCCATCAAATTGGGATGCCATTTGGGTGTTTGTAAAATACCAGGATTGTGCCACCAATTTGTGGAATCATGTTGATTTAAGTACGGTTGTCGCTAACCATTCTGTTACAGGTGCCCAGCTAGAAGTGTTGGCTGTAGCCGATGGTAAAGGTATTTATCTTCGCCAAAATGCAAATGGAGTTGGTAATATATCAAGTGCTACGGTAACCCTAAAGTTCAATACACTTATAGATGCAGGATATAATTATAGGGTATTTGGCATTGAAATGGTAAACATCCCCTCAGGAGATTTTTATATCGGAGATGGAACGAGAGGAACAAACCTTTATGGATTCTCAGATGTAAATCCATTTCCTCCCAAACTTATCACAAACGCTATTCAAACAGCCGGGATAGGGGCAGCTAGCAATTACCAATGGAACTCTTTGGGAAGTACTTCTGCCTTACCTTCTACATATCCTTTAGGCTGGAATAGTTTCTACTGTATGAAATACGAAATAAGTCAAGAGCAATATGTAGCTTTTTTAAATACATTAACCTACGACCAACAGGTTTCGGTTACTGCCAACAGCCCTAATTCTGCAGCCGGTACGTTGGCCATAGCCGCAGCTACCAATAGCAGAAATGGCATTCGGATTCAAACTTCAGGTACATTAAATAATATTCCTGCCGTGTACGGAAATGATTTAAACAACAATGGAACATTCAACGAAGCGGCAGATGGGCAAAATATTGCGTGCAACTGGCTTCAGTGGAGCGATTTGACAGCCTATTTAGATTGGTCTGCACTTCGACCAATCACAGAATTTGAATTTGAAAAGGTTTGCAGAGGAACAAATACAGCCCTGCCAGGCGAATTTGCATGGGGTACATCCTCTATCCTACAGGCTCAGTCCGGTGCGATAACAAATTCGGGAGCCGCAAATGAGGTATCGTCCACATCCGGTTCAGGGCTTTGTGCGTATGGCATTAATAACACCGCCCAAGGGCCACTACGCTGTGGGTTCGCTGCAACGGCTCTCACTAATAGGACTCAGGCAGGTGCTTCATTCTATGGTTGTTTGGACATGTCCGGTAATGCAATGGAACAATGCGTAGGTGGGAATAATTTTAATTACTCAAATTTCACCAATCTACCCGGTGATGGTTCTCTTTCATCGTCAGGGACAGCTAATACAGCTGGCTGGCCACCCACCGGAGGTGGGCAAGGTGGCGGCATTACAAGAGGTGGCGATTGGTTCACAAATTCCATAAATACTCCTGCCGTAAGTGATCGTGCTAATACGACAATTAATTTTAATCAAGGTAGAAACCTCTCGGTTGGAGGGCGAGGTGGAAGGTGA
- a CDS encoding PAS domain S-box protein, with the protein MNTISNSQAFIQFDLDGNIIKANDIFCRTMKYSFNEIKGKHHRIFVERDYVESAEYREFWESFKNGKSRTGEFERKAKDGFSVWLSASYSTIVNAQGKAMKVIKLARDISKEKQIRELCQKQAETIKILEEKLTQKEKEYLKPVRELEHTSQVTK; encoded by the coding sequence TTGAATACAATCAGTAATTCACAGGCATTTATACAATTTGACTTGGATGGAAATATTATCAAGGCCAACGATATCTTCTGCAGAACCATGAAATATTCGTTCAATGAAATTAAAGGCAAGCATCATAGAATATTTGTGGAAAGGGATTATGTAGAATCAGCCGAGTATCGTGAGTTCTGGGAATCTTTCAAAAACGGCAAATCAAGAACCGGTGAATTTGAAAGAAAAGCAAAGGATGGATTTTCTGTTTGGCTTTCGGCAAGTTACAGCACAATCGTCAATGCACAAGGCAAAGCCATGAAAGTGATTAAACTGGCAAGAGATATTTCTAAAGAGAAACAGATACGAGAACTATGTCAAAAACAGGCTGAAACAATAAAGATTCTAGAAGAAAAATTGACGCAAAAAGAGAAGGAATATCTAAAACCTGTTAGAGAATTGGAGCACACTTCACAAGTCACGAAGTAG
- a CDS encoding GAF domain-containing protein, protein MVNDDNKNHECLQMIACYAWDKKKFVEQKIERGDGLIGQCWQEGEPVYIMQVPENYVSITSGLSLANPRNIFIVPLKVNESIFGVLELESFKSLEEYERDFVVKLSENLAAAISTVRINTRTKHLPEQSQQQAEEMKAQEEEMRQKHRGVDCYSGRNAAQRIGNARHLEYNQ, encoded by the coding sequence GTGGTAAATGATGACAATAAGAACCACGAGTGCTTGCAGATGATAGCCTGCTACGCATGGGATAAAAAGAAGTTTGTAGAACAAAAAATAGAACGCGGAGACGGGCTTATCGGGCAATGCTGGCAAGAAGGTGAACCGGTTTACATTATGCAGGTGCCCGAGAATTACGTAAGCATCACAAGTGGACTAAGCCTGGCAAATCCTCGTAACATTTTCATTGTTCCACTCAAAGTAAATGAAAGCATCTTTGGCGTGCTGGAACTGGAATCGTTCAAATCATTGGAGGAGTATGAGCGTGATTTCGTAGTTAAACTTTCTGAAAATCTTGCCGCAGCGATTAGCACCGTGCGCATAAACACAAGAACCAAACACTTGCCGGAGCAATCTCAGCAGCAAGCAGAGGAAATGAAAGCACAAGAAGAGGAAATGCGTCAAAAACATAGAGGAGTTGACTGCTACTCAGGAAGAAATGCAGCGCAAAGAATCGGAAATGCTAGGCACCTTGAATACAATCAGTAA
- a CDS encoding IS1380 family transposase has protein sequence MEHHYTDKLVTAWGGMKEMKILIDQTGISKKLAELGLPESKSNNRIDAVGIIESFWVGIWIGCFRFSHTAVVRVDEVLRQIFGWKRVASGTTFGRFFKKFTPSMNHQIFIELYTWFFEQIQFDNYTLDMDSSVITRYGEQEGSKKGYNPKKPGRGSHHPLFAFVNDIRMVANCWNRSGNTGSNSNCIHFLEETFAILKNKTVGLFRADSGFCTGTVLDFIEQRNIPYVIACKLYANLQASIYGITQWNAIGEGLWVSEINYQQGGWGKARRIVVIKQSEEIRARATGKKLKTLFSSVGIADEKVYRKRYHAFVTNQALPATEIWEQYKRRGDAENRIKELKEDFGTEGFCMDSFCATETAMRFVMVAYNLMSLFRQITHQKQPQPKLSTLRFNCFAVGSWVEQEAQKWVLKMSVQIKRRQWYDGLFSNLQNINLPLSLTG, from the coding sequence ATGGAACACCACTATACCGATAAGTTAGTAACAGCGTGGGGCGGGATGAAAGAGATGAAAATATTGATTGACCAAACTGGGATCAGCAAGAAGTTGGCCGAGCTTGGTTTGCCTGAGAGCAAGAGTAACAACCGGATAGATGCCGTGGGAATAATAGAGAGTTTTTGGGTGGGCATCTGGATTGGTTGCTTTCGTTTTAGTCACACAGCGGTGGTGCGGGTTGATGAAGTGTTGCGCCAGATATTTGGATGGAAGCGGGTTGCTTCGGGGACCACCTTCGGGCGTTTCTTTAAAAAGTTTACGCCCTCAATGAACCACCAAATTTTCATTGAACTGTACACGTGGTTTTTTGAGCAGATCCAATTCGACAATTACACGTTGGATATGGACAGCAGTGTGATCACCCGTTACGGGGAACAGGAGGGCAGCAAAAAAGGGTACAACCCCAAGAAGCCTGGCCGTGGCAGCCATCATCCCTTGTTTGCTTTTGTCAATGACATACGCATGGTGGCCAATTGCTGGAACCGCAGCGGCAATACAGGGAGCAACAGCAACTGCATCCATTTTTTAGAAGAGACCTTTGCCATCCTCAAAAACAAAACAGTAGGGTTGTTCAGGGCCGATAGTGGGTTTTGTACCGGTACAGTCTTGGATTTCATTGAGCAGAGAAATATCCCCTACGTCATTGCCTGTAAGCTGTATGCCAATTTACAAGCCAGCATTTATGGTATCACCCAATGGAATGCGATAGGCGAAGGCTTATGGGTATCGGAAATAAACTACCAGCAAGGCGGCTGGGGCAAAGCCCGTAGGATTGTGGTCATCAAACAAAGTGAAGAAATCAGGGCCAGGGCAACGGGTAAGAAGCTCAAGACATTATTCAGCAGCGTGGGCATAGCGGACGAAAAAGTGTACCGCAAAAGGTACCATGCCTTTGTCACTAACCAAGCCCTGCCGGCAACAGAAATATGGGAACAATATAAGCGCAGGGGTGATGCCGAAAACAGGATCAAGGAGTTGAAAGAAGATTTCGGTACAGAAGGCTTTTGCATGGATAGTTTTTGTGCTACTGAAACAGCTATGCGCTTTGTGATGGTAGCCTATAATTTGATGAGCCTATTCCGGCAAATAACCCATCAAAAACAGCCACAGCCCAAGCTTTCCACATTAAGGTTCAACTGCTTTGCAGTTGGAAGTTGGGTAGAGCAAGAAGCCCAAAAATGGGTACTGAAAATGTCCGTCCAAATCAAAAGAAGGCAATGGTATGATGGATTATTCTCAAATCTCCAAAATATAAACCTGCCACTAAGTCTGACTGGATAG
- a CDS encoding winged helix-turn-helix transcriptional regulator, whose product MDSSTAKSGLKQLELDGLISRKQYNEIPPRVEYSLTDFGKSVLPILDRICEWGKQFVPDKPFKEEMEYN is encoded by the coding sequence CTGGATAGTTCTACTGCAAAATCTGGGTTAAAGCAACTTGAACTTGATGGCTTGATAAGTCGAAAACAATACAATGAAATTCCACCAAGGGTCGAGTACTCGTTAACAGATTTCGGTAAATCTGTTTTACCTATCCTTGATCGTATTTGTGAGTGGGGCAAACAATTTGTCCCCGACAAACCATTCAAAGAGGAAATGGAGTATAATTGA
- a CDS encoding VOC family protein, producing MITQKITPCLWVDSDAKAVVDYYLSIFKDGKMKEYHRYENPPEAKEQGGQDSFETAIMQIGDMEFSILAAGPYFKFNESVSFVINCKDQAEVDYYWNALTANGGQEGSCGWCKDKYGLSWQVVPVEYFDLINSNDPKVREKAMRNTLKQKKLILSELK from the coding sequence ATGATTACACAAAAAATAACACCTTGTCTATGGGTTGACAGTGATGCAAAAGCAGTAGTAGATTACTATCTGTCAATTTTCAAAGATGGCAAAATGAAAGAGTATCACCGATACGAGAATCCACCAGAAGCAAAAGAGCAAGGAGGTCAAGACAGCTTTGAAACAGCGATTATGCAAATTGGCGATATGGAATTTAGCATTTTGGCTGCCGGGCCATACTTTAAGTTCAATGAATCTGTTTCGTTTGTTATTAATTGCAAAGACCAGGCAGAAGTAGATTATTATTGGAACGCGTTGACCGCAAATGGTGGACAAGAAGGCTCTTGCGGTTGGTGTAAAGACAAATATGGTTTATCGTGGCAGGTTGTTCCTGTTGAATATTTTGATCTGATAAACAGCAATGATCCAAAAGTTAGAGAAAAGGCAATGAGGAATACACTTAAGCAGAAAAAGTTGATACTTTCAGAACTTAAGTGA
- a CDS encoding SRPBCC domain-containing protein, giving the protein MKTALLFDFIVDKENSSIHIKREFNADLDLVWEAWTTAELLDQWWAPAPLRNETKYLDFREGGYWLYTMLNENGERIKLNAQEIWSKWSYISIAEKQSFTVKDGFCDENGTINPVYAQNFWETKFTEANNRVLVTIMSTFDKPEDLEQTIEMGFREGFSMGLNQLEELLSNLK; this is encoded by the coding sequence ATGAAAACAGCATTACTATTCGACTTTATCGTTGATAAGGAAAACAGTTCCATTCACATCAAGCGTGAGTTTAACGCAGACCTTGATTTAGTTTGGGAAGCGTGGACAACAGCTGAATTGCTTGACCAATGGTGGGCTCCTGCACCTTTGCGAAATGAAACAAAATATTTGGATTTTCGCGAGGGCGGTTATTGGTTATATACCATGCTCAACGAGAATGGCGAAAGGATAAAACTCAATGCCCAGGAAATCTGGAGTAAGTGGAGTTATATCTCTATCGCTGAAAAACAATCCTTTACGGTTAAAGACGGATTTTGCGATGAAAACGGAACAATCAATCCGGTCTATGCGCAAAATTTTTGGGAAACTAAGTTCACAGAAGCAAACAATCGTGTGCTTGTAACGATTATGTCCACTTTTGATAAACCAGAGGACCTGGAACAAACTATTGAAATGGGTTTCAGAGAAGGCTTCAGTATGGGATTAAATCAGTTAGAAGAATTGTTAAGTAACCTAAAATAA
- a CDS encoding winged helix-turn-helix transcriptional regulator, which produces MQTRRDIFQAIADPTRRAIITLIALQAMTPNAIAEHFDTTRQAVSKHLKILTECELATTKQQGREIYYQIEINKIKEIDKWLNPLRKIWETRFNQLDEVLLTTKNKRK; this is translated from the coding sequence ATGCAAACAAGACGAGATATTTTTCAAGCTATAGCCGACCCGACCAGAAGGGCGATTATTACACTCATTGCATTACAGGCAATGACACCAAACGCCATTGCCGAACACTTTGACACAACACGACAGGCGGTTTCCAAACACTTAAAAATTTTGACAGAGTGCGAGTTAGCAACCACAAAACAACAAGGGCGTGAAATCTATTACCAAATTGAAATCAACAAAATAAAGGAGATTGACAAATGGCTCAACCCATTACGTAAGATTTGGGAAACACGTTTCAATCAACTCGATGAAGTATTATTAACTACCAAAAACAAAAGAAAATGA
- a CDS encoding DUF4142 domain-containing protein, which translates to METRSAEIDNNELSELQGQQFNKKWCQALADRHERFIRLFERRPDKREDMELKSWIDATLYTSKEHLEILRMCKEKIK; encoded by the coding sequence GTGGAAACACGTAGCGCGGAGATTGACAATAATGAACTATCAGAATTACAAGGGCAACAATTCAATAAAAAATGGTGTCAGGCATTAGCTGATCGACACGAAAGATTTATTCGACTATTTGAAAGACGGCCGGATAAAAGAGAGGATATGGAATTGAAAAGTTGGATAGATGCTACTTTGTATACATCGAAAGAGCACCTTGAAATACTTAGAATGTGTAAGGAAAAGATAAAGTGA
- a CDS encoding cupin domain-containing protein produces MKTTYLLPAILIIVLGACNSKPNKQGEIDDPEFNPNTTTLNPSTMKGFAANIEKDVLENSNFRKVLYTGQHMQLVLMTLTPGEEIGEETHLKSDQFFRFESGTGKCIVNGKEYGIEAGDVVLVPSGAKHNVINTGAIDLKLYTIYALPNHKDGIVRATKEDASKHEAKFDGKTTE; encoded by the coding sequence ATGAAAACAACATACTTACTTCCGGCCATTCTCATTATCGTACTTGGTGCATGCAACAGCAAGCCCAACAAGCAGGGCGAAATAGACGATCCGGAATTTAACCCAAACACGACAACACTAAACCCATCAACCATGAAAGGATTTGCAGCAAATATTGAAAAGGATGTTTTGGAGAACAGTAATTTCAGAAAAGTGCTTTATACGGGGCAACACATGCAACTTGTATTAATGACGCTGACGCCTGGTGAAGAAATTGGTGAAGAGACCCATTTGAAAAGCGATCAATTCTTTCGGTTTGAAAGTGGAACCGGAAAATGTATAGTTAATGGAAAAGAATATGGAATAGAAGCTGGCGATGTGGTACTTGTGCCATCTGGTGCTAAACATAATGTGATTAACACAGGAGCTATTGACTTGAAACTTTATACGATATATGCGTTGCCCAATCATAAAGATGGCATTGTAAGGGCAACTAAAGAAGACGCGTCAAAGCATGAAGCAAAATTTGATGGCAAGACAACAGAATAA